In Thermotomaculum hydrothermale, a single genomic region encodes these proteins:
- the rplL gene encoding 50S ribosomal protein L7/L12, producing MAKLTQEEIINSIKEMTVLELNNLVKALEEEFGVSAAAAAVAVPAAGAAGGAEAAEEKTEFDVILKSAGAKKLEVVKVVKKLTGLGLKEAKELVDKAPNPVKEGATKEEAEDIKKALEEAGAEVEIK from the coding sequence ATGGCAAAATTGACTCAGGAAGAAATTATTAATTCAATCAAGGAAATGACAGTTCTTGAGCTTAACAATCTTGTTAAGGCTCTTGAAGAGGAATTTGGTGTAAGCGCAGCTGCAGCAGCTGTTGCTGTTCCTGCTGCTGGTGCAGCTGGTGGTGCAGAAGCTGCTGAAGAAAAGACAGAGTTTGATGTAATCTTGAAGTCAGCTGGCGCTAAGAAGCTTGAAGTTGTTAAAGTTGTTAAGAAACTCACAGGTCTTGGCCTTAAAGAAGCGAAGGAGCTTGTTGACAAAGCACCTAACCCTGTTAAAGAAGGCGCTACAAAAGAAGAAGCTGAAGATATTAAAAAGGCGCTTGAAGAAGCTGGTGCTGAGGTTGAAATTAAGTAA
- the rplJ gene encoding 50S ribosomal protein L10, producing the protein MFKKEKIEFVNQLKQDLEDAVCLYLFEFSGVTVNEDNALRMKIKETGATYRVIKNRLLKKATEGTRFEEATKNLVRNTVVAYTKEDPVSLAKVLSEFAKEKETFFFKGGVLEETVLTPEMFEEVATLPSKEELVAKLMYLLNYPLQGLVTALQGIYRNLPVVLNQIAKQKEEN; encoded by the coding sequence GTGTTTAAGAAAGAGAAAATAGAATTTGTAAATCAGTTAAAGCAGGATCTGGAAGACGCTGTTTGCCTGTATCTTTTTGAATTCTCAGGTGTTACAGTTAACGAAGATAACGCCTTGAGAATGAAGATAAAAGAAACTGGTGCAACCTACAGGGTTATAAAAAACAGGCTTCTAAAGAAAGCAACTGAAGGGACAAGGTTTGAAGAGGCAACTAAAAACCTTGTAAGAAACACTGTGGTTGCATACACAAAGGAAGACCCTGTTTCTCTTGCAAAAGTTTTGTCAGAATTTGCAAAAGAGAAAGAAACCTTCTTTTTCAAAGGTGGAGTGTTAGAAGAAACTGTTTTAACTCCTGAAATGTTTGAGGAAGTTGCAACCCTTCCATCCAAGGAAGAGCTTGTTGCAAAACTTATGTATCTTCTCAACTACCCGCTTCAAGGGTTGGTTACAGCCCTTCAGGGTATTTACAGGAATTTACCTGTTGTGCTTAATCAGATTGCTAAACAAAAAGAAGAAAACTAA
- the rplA gene encoding 50S ribosomal protein L1 has product MAKRGKKYRQALEKIEPNKEYPLDEAIKLAKEVAYANFDETFEIHMRLGVNPKYADQMVRGTLVLPHGTGKSVKVAVIASGDKYKEAEAAGADIVGGEDLVEKIQGGWMEFDALIATPDMMRHVGKLGRILGPRGLMPNPKAGTVTFDVANAVKELKAGRIEYKVDKTGIVHNAIGKKSFEENQLIENAKAYIQAIIKAKPASAKGRYIHSIYISTTMGPGIKIDPASVE; this is encoded by the coding sequence ATGGCTAAGAGGGGTAAAAAGTATCGTCAGGCGTTAGAGAAGATCGAGCCTAACAAAGAGTACCCCCTTGATGAAGCCATAAAGTTGGCAAAAGAAGTCGCATATGCAAATTTTGATGAAACATTTGAAATTCATATGCGACTGGGTGTAAACCCTAAGTATGCCGACCAGATGGTAAGGGGAACTCTGGTATTGCCCCACGGCACCGGTAAATCAGTTAAGGTTGCTGTTATCGCTTCCGGTGATAAGTACAAGGAAGCAGAGGCAGCCGGAGCAGATATTGTCGGTGGCGAGGATCTTGTTGAAAAGATCCAGGGTGGCTGGATGGAGTTCGATGCTCTAATCGCAACGCCTGACATGATGAGACATGTCGGTAAACTTGGTAGGATTTTGGGTCCGAGGGGATTGATGCCTAACCCGAAAGCGGGAACTGTCACTTTTGATGTGGCTAATGCTGTGAAAGAGTTGAAAGCTGGTAGGATTGAGTACAAGGTTGATAAAACCGGTATTGTTCACAATGCTATCGGTAAAAAGTCTTTTGAAGAGAATCAGTTAATTGAAAACGCAAAGGCGTATATTCAGGCTATAATCAAAGCAAAACCCGCTTCGGCAAAGGGCAGATATATCCACTCAATTTATATTTCAACAACAATGGGGCCTGGAATTAAAATAGACCCTGCCAGTGTTGAGTGA
- the rplK gene encoding 50S ribosomal protein L11 — protein sequence MAKKVIGQIKLQIEAGKANPSPPIGPALGQHGVNIMDFCKQFNSRTQNQMGMVIPVVITVYQDRSFTFITKTPPVANLIMKELGIEKGSSEPNKVKVGKLKRDKVREIAQIKLPDLNTNDIEAAMRIVEGTARSMGVTIED from the coding sequence ATGGCGAAGAAAGTAATTGGACAGATTAAATTACAGATTGAGGCGGGAAAGGCTAATCCTTCACCACCTATCGGCCCTGCATTGGGTCAGCATGGTGTTAATATTATGGATTTCTGCAAGCAGTTTAACTCAAGAACACAGAACCAGATGGGGATGGTAATTCCTGTAGTTATAACTGTTTATCAGGATAGGTCTTTTACATTTATCACAAAAACCCCTCCTGTTGCCAACCTTATTATGAAAGAGTTAGGAATTGAAAAAGGTTCGTCTGAGCCTAATAAGGTAAAGGTTGGTAAGTTAAAGAGGGATAAGGTGAGAGAGATTGCCCAGATTAAGTTGCCTGACCTTAATACAAATGATATTGAGGCAGCAATGAGAATTGTTGAAGGTACCGCCCGTTCAATGGGTGTTACCATAGAGGATTAA
- the nusG gene encoding transcription termination/antitermination protein NusG: protein MALQWYIIHTYSGYENRVKETLEKRIKAFGLEDKITQILIPTEKVVEVKKGKKVESVKKFFPGYILIQMEMDDHLWHFVRNTPKVTGFVGGKKPKPLTDEEVEEILSQVKTSREKPKAEIKFAPNDKVKIIDGPFKNFIGTVEEVNADKGTVRVMVTIFGRSTPVELGFLKVEKV, encoded by the coding sequence ATGGCGTTACAATGGTACATAATTCACACCTATTCGGGATATGAAAACAGAGTAAAGGAAACGCTGGAAAAAAGAATTAAAGCTTTCGGCCTTGAAGATAAAATTACCCAGATTTTGATCCCTACCGAAAAGGTAGTTGAGGTAAAAAAAGGTAAAAAGGTTGAGAGCGTTAAGAAGTTTTTTCCTGGGTATATTTTAATTCAAATGGAGATGGATGACCATCTCTGGCACTTTGTAAGGAACACTCCTAAGGTAACAGGGTTTGTTGGCGGTAAAAAGCCCAAACCTTTAACAGATGAAGAGGTTGAAGAGATTCTCAGCCAGGTTAAAACTTCAAGGGAAAAACCCAAGGCTGAAATTAAATTTGCGCCTAACGATAAGGTTAAAATTATTGACGGTCCCTTTAAAAACTTTATTGGTACTGTTGAAGAGGTTAATGCTGATAAAGGTACTGTAAGGGTTATGGTTACTATATTTGGTAGATCAACTCCTGTTGAGTTAGGTTTTCTTAAGGTAGAGAAAGTATAA
- the secE gene encoding preprotein translocase subunit SecE, with protein MAKKLANFVQWLKDSWKELKRVTWPTKDDVIATTIAVIVLTVVFSAAIYASDKVISTVVEYIYRVLGT; from the coding sequence ATGGCAAAAAAGTTAGCAAATTTTGTTCAATGGTTAAAAGATTCCTGGAAGGAGTTGAAAAGGGTTACATGGCCGACCAAGGATGATGTTATTGCAACAACTATAGCTGTCATTGTTTTAACAGTTGTTTTTTCGGCTGCAATTTATGCTTCCGACAAGGTGATTTCCACCGTTGTTGAGTATATCTACAGAGTTTTGGGCACTTAA
- the rpmG gene encoding 50S ribosomal protein L33, translated as MRDIISLQCTECKRKNYTTTKNKKKMTGKLELKKYCRFCRKHTVHKEAKA; from the coding sequence ATGAGAGATATCATTAGTTTGCAGTGCACCGAGTGTAAGAGGAAAAATTACACTACTACAAAGAATAAGAAGAAGATGACTGGAAAGCTGGAGTTGAAAAAATATTGCAGGTTTTGTAGAAAGCACACGGTACACAAAGAAGCCAAAGCGTAA
- the tuf gene encoding elongation factor Tu, with product MAKEKFERTKPHVNIGTIGHVDHGKTTLTAAITNVLANYLGTVQPKSFDEIDNAPEEKARGITINTAHVEYETEKRHYAHVDCPGHADYVKNMITGAAQMDGAILVVSAYDGPMPQTREHILLARQVNVPYIVVFLNKVDMVDDPELIELVEMEVRELLNEYQFPGDEVPVIKGSALKALECSCGKRECPNCGPILELMDAVDEFIPLPERDVDKPFLMPIEDVFSISGRGTVVTGRIERGVITTGEEVEIVGIRPTIKRVVTGVEMFRKILDRGEAGDNVGLLLRGTDKREVERGQVVAKPGTITPHTKFEGEVYILTKEEGGRHKPFRAGYRPQFYFRTTDVTGTIELPDGREVVMPGDNLTIKVELITPIAMEQGLRFAIREGGRTVGAGTVTKIIE from the coding sequence ATGGCAAAGGAAAAATTTGAAAGAACGAAACCGCACGTAAACATAGGAACAATTGGTCACGTTGACCACGGAAAAACAACCCTGACAGCGGCAATCACCAATGTGCTTGCTAACTATTTGGGAACAGTACAGCCCAAGTCATTTGATGAAATTGACAACGCGCCAGAAGAAAAGGCAAGAGGAATCACCATCAACACTGCGCATGTAGAATACGAAACAGAAAAAAGGCACTATGCACACGTTGACTGCCCTGGCCACGCAGACTACGTAAAAAACATGATCACCGGTGCAGCACAGATGGACGGGGCAATCTTAGTTGTATCAGCATACGACGGTCCAATGCCCCAGACAAGAGAACACATACTACTTGCAAGGCAAGTTAACGTACCATACATAGTAGTATTCTTAAACAAAGTAGACATGGTAGACGACCCGGAACTCATTGAATTAGTAGAAATGGAAGTAAGAGAGCTTCTCAACGAATACCAATTCCCTGGAGACGAAGTACCAGTAATCAAAGGCAGTGCCTTAAAAGCACTTGAATGCTCCTGTGGAAAAAGAGAATGCCCAAACTGCGGCCCAATCCTTGAACTCATGGACGCAGTAGACGAATTCATCCCACTACCAGAAAGAGACGTAGACAAACCATTCTTAATGCCAATAGAAGACGTATTCTCAATCTCCGGAAGAGGAACAGTTGTAACAGGAAGAATAGAAAGAGGCGTAATCACAACAGGTGAAGAAGTAGAAATCGTAGGAATCAGGCCGACAATCAAAAGAGTAGTAACAGGCGTAGAAATGTTCAGAAAAATCCTTGACAGAGGAGAAGCAGGAGACAACGTAGGACTCTTACTCAGGGGAACAGACAAGAGAGAAGTAGAAAGAGGACAGGTAGTGGCAAAACCTGGAACAATCACACCGCACACCAAATTCGAAGGCGAAGTATACATCCTCACCAAAGAAGAAGGTGGAAGACACAAACCATTCAGAGCAGGTTACAGGCCACAATTCTACTTCAGGACAACAGACGTAACAGGGACAATAGAATTACCAGATGGAAGAGAAGTGGTAATGCCTGGCGACAACCTGACAATCAAGGTAGAACTCATCACTCCGATTGCAATGGAGCAGGGTTTAAGATTCGCAATCAGAGAAGGTGGAAGAACTGTTGGAGCAGGAACAGTTACAAAAATTATTGAGTAA
- the tyrS gene encoding tyrosine--tRNA ligase: MVNVKDMTIEEQLDYLTKGAVDCIQREDLKKKLESGKKLRVKVGFDPTAPDLHLGHTVIIRKMKHFQDLGHEVVFLIGDFTGMIGDPSGKSKTRKQLTKEEVLKNAETYKKQIYKILDPEKTIIEFNSKWLGELGSEGFIRLASKYTVARILERDDFSNRLKENRPIALHELLYPLCQGYDSVALKCDVELGGTDQTFNLLVGRDLMREYGLEPQVVMTMPILEGLDGIEKMSKSLGNYVGINEPPKEMFGKLMSISDDLMFKYYELLTDMTLKEIEQLKKDVKEGKRHPKDVKKQLAKMIISDFHSKEDADKAEEEFERVFAKKQLPDDMPEINIDKGEYPFARFLADNGLASSASEAKRLIKQGGVSINGEKVSDPSFVFNPSEGEYIIKVGKRRFAKVKVN, translated from the coding sequence ATGGTGAATGTAAAAGACATGACAATTGAGGAACAACTTGATTACCTTACAAAAGGTGCTGTTGACTGTATCCAGAGGGAAGATTTAAAGAAAAAATTGGAAAGCGGTAAAAAACTGAGGGTAAAGGTGGGTTTTGACCCGACTGCACCTGATTTACATTTAGGGCACACTGTTATTATAAGGAAGATGAAACACTTTCAGGATTTGGGACATGAGGTTGTTTTTCTTATAGGAGATTTTACCGGAATGATTGGAGACCCTTCCGGGAAATCTAAAACAAGGAAACAGTTAACCAAAGAAGAGGTATTAAAAAATGCCGAAACCTATAAAAAGCAAATATACAAGATTTTAGACCCTGAAAAAACAATTATAGAGTTTAACAGCAAATGGCTTGGGGAGTTAGGAAGCGAAGGCTTTATCAGGCTTGCTTCAAAGTACACTGTGGCAAGAATTCTGGAGAGGGATGATTTTTCAAATAGGTTAAAAGAAAACAGGCCTATTGCCCTTCATGAACTTCTCTATCCACTCTGTCAGGGTTACGATTCTGTTGCATTAAAGTGCGATGTAGAATTGGGGGGAACAGACCAGACTTTTAACCTTCTTGTTGGAAGGGATTTAATGAGGGAATACGGGTTGGAACCCCAGGTTGTTATGACAATGCCTATATTAGAGGGGCTTGACGGTATTGAGAAGATGAGTAAATCCCTTGGCAATTATGTTGGAATAAATGAGCCACCTAAAGAGATGTTTGGTAAATTAATGTCTATTTCAGACGATTTAATGTTTAAGTATTATGAATTGCTTACAGATATGACTTTGAAAGAGATAGAGCAGTTGAAAAAAGATGTTAAAGAGGGAAAAAGGCATCCTAAAGATGTTAAAAAACAACTTGCTAAAATGATAATAAGTGACTTCCATTCAAAAGAGGATGCAGATAAAGCTGAAGAGGAATTTGAAAGGGTTTTTGCTAAAAAACAGTTGCCTGACGATATGCCTGAAATAAATATAGACAAGGGAGAATACCCCTTTGCAAGGTTTCTTGCAGACAATGGACTTGCCTCATCAGCATCTGAGGCAAAGAGGCTAATAAAACAGGGCGGAGTTTCCATAAATGGTGAAAAGGTAAGCGACCCATCTTTTGTTTTTAATCCTTCTGAGGGAGAGTATATAATTAAGGTAGGGAAAAGGAGATTTGCTAAGGTTAAGGTGAATTAA
- the purN gene encoding phosphoribosylglycinamide formyltransferase gives MDKRIKIAVLLSGTGRTLDNFVKKIEEGKLKAEIVCVASSKTTALGLKKAIDYGIPAKGFDIKNHRELSEAINKFILEFNPDLIVLAGFLKMYYIPQGYENRVINIHPALIPMFCGKGFYGMKVHKAVWESGVKVTGCTVHFVNDEYDKGLIIAQRCVPVFAKDTPESIANRVFEAECELYPYAINLFAENKIEIKNNKVYIEGE, from the coding sequence ATGGATAAGAGAATCAAGATAGCTGTTCTCCTTTCTGGTACAGGAAGGACACTTGATAATTTTGTAAAAAAAATAGAAGAAGGAAAATTAAAGGCTGAAATTGTTTGTGTTGCTTCAAGCAAAACTACTGCTTTGGGGTTAAAAAAGGCTATAGATTACGGTATTCCTGCAAAGGGTTTTGACATAAAAAATCATAGAGAGTTAAGCGAAGCAATAAACAAATTTATACTTGAATTTAACCCTGATTTAATTGTCCTTGCCGGGTTTTTAAAGATGTACTATATCCCTCAAGGTTATGAAAACAGGGTTATAAATATTCACCCGGCACTAATTCCAATGTTTTGCGGTAAGGGGTTTTACGGTATGAAGGTGCATAAAGCGGTATGGGAAAGCGGGGTAAAGGTTACAGGTTGCACTGTCCATTTTGTAAATGATGAATACGATAAAGGTTTGATAATTGCACAAAGGTGCGTACCTGTGTTTGCAAAAGACACACCGGAAAGTATAGCAAATAGGGTTTTTGAGGCTGAGTGCGAGCTTTATCCTTATGCGATTAACCTTTTTGCAGAAAACAAAATAGAAATTAAAAACAATAAAGTTTATATAGAGGGAGAATAA
- the purM gene encoding phosphoribosylformylglycinamidine cyclo-ligase translates to MTNENSKYKEAGVNIDEQDKAISRIKKIVASTFTSNVLTGIGSFGTLFQIPEGYTNPVLVSSCDGVGTKLKVAFMTGIHDTVGEDLVNHCVNDIFVQGAKPLYFLDYIATGKLKAGVIEDIVSGLARGCKNNEMSLIGGEMAEMPGFYSEGEYDIAGFITGIVEKDKVITGENIKPGDLILGFKSTGLHTNGYSLARKIIFEDLKLKVDDYVEDLGCTVGEELLKVHKSYYPILKEAVEEGIVNGMAHITGGGFLDNIPRVLPDNCDAIIKKDRVPVLPVFNFLVENGNVSKKEAYRVFNMGIGMVCIVSPENIEKFYSLVKEEVFEIGVIESGFKKVVLI, encoded by the coding sequence ATGACAAACGAAAACTCAAAATATAAAGAGGCAGGGGTAAATATCGACGAGCAAGATAAAGCTATATCAAGGATAAAAAAAATTGTCGCATCAACTTTTACTTCTAATGTTCTGACTGGTATAGGTTCTTTTGGTACCCTTTTTCAAATTCCAGAAGGTTACACCAACCCTGTTCTTGTTTCAAGTTGTGACGGAGTTGGTACAAAGTTAAAGGTAGCATTCATGACAGGAATTCACGATACTGTTGGTGAAGACCTTGTCAATCACTGTGTAAACGACATTTTTGTGCAGGGTGCTAAACCACTTTACTTTTTAGATTACATAGCAACTGGGAAGTTGAAAGCAGGAGTTATAGAAGATATTGTTTCAGGGCTTGCAAGGGGATGTAAAAACAATGAAATGTCCCTTATAGGTGGAGAAATGGCTGAAATGCCAGGTTTTTATTCTGAAGGGGAGTATGATATCGCAGGCTTTATTACAGGGATTGTTGAAAAAGATAAGGTTATAACAGGTGAAAACATTAAACCTGGTGATTTGATTTTGGGATTTAAATCAACAGGGCTACACACAAACGGTTATTCCCTTGCCAGAAAGATTATATTTGAAGATTTAAAATTAAAAGTAGACGATTATGTTGAAGATTTAGGTTGCACAGTAGGGGAAGAGTTGTTAAAGGTGCATAAAAGTTATTACCCAATACTGAAAGAAGCGGTGGAAGAGGGTATTGTTAACGGCATGGCTCACATAACAGGCGGTGGCTTCCTTGACAATATCCCAAGGGTACTACCTGATAATTGCGATGCAATTATTAAAAAAGATAGAGTGCCTGTTCTTCCTGTTTTTAATTTCCTTGTTGAGAATGGCAATGTATCTAAAAAAGAGGCTTACAGGGTTTTTAATATGGGAATAGGAATGGTTTGCATTGTGTCACCTGAAAATATTGAAAAATTTTACTCTCTTGTTAAGGAAGAGGTTTTTGAAATAGGTGTGATAGAAAGTGGATTTAAAAAGGTGGTTTTAATATAA
- a CDS encoding sensor histidine kinase, with the protein MKNSKKFVGVSQNQFFEILNNKTAQKIKIEGYKKILIPYNSKFSFCIFVSETTKEDFLPLFMEDILKNIPVPIIIFDNNFKTISTNITNFIESNFFEKLNKKAVEIGKQNISKLSLLESVTEKLKILNKEYRLFINPLIKGETNPGYICTIENLAIKNANNIKEISKIAENIISALSFEDLSSGIESFKKLLHLKTAGFYINKNNCLSLVFSPDEKSEKTIDLPAMIKKEFERKRLFTLHRELCLFLNPSPDSGKYFIFFKINYLKKFDFIFIASSDSPIEPRRIQQLNWLLKVCYQSILRLKRKNSVIDIFDNYQLPVILVNKKTMKIVYSNSNFKNYFGKSIIFLNEIFAPESNIKLLKGLEQAFEPFTDYFQTILKDNFKSIAKAIIIPDIVFEDNSFFAVIFKTQRDEINLKFTEINTSKTNRISLEAILKLTEKYTALITKTKNIEKSINYILSDIAKHLNLKFSLIGKLNRVGNSINILYEYFVEDTTNSKKIATILKKKKKVLFQKNEKVFELYEDEKTGRIFATKLKPIPNMEYIWVSGTKKSIKESIKENLAISNFANILQIMLRKKSKESSLTEIQREKEKFEKINNEIISTLSHEIKTPLTSIIGLSEILTPQSAEKEKDVVSAIKTNALNLLNLLENILQINKMKQNGIEVVKKQNINTNEFMENINNFVKGINKNPNVTFRIQMKNPKPCFYHDPIVIYRIIVNLLDNAFRYTKRGVVTLAITFYKEKLLIEVKDTGEGISKENLDKIFIPFFQESSSLKGNRKNSGLGLYIVKQLCDIIKGEIMVNSEKNVGSYFKITIPLKDCHEHNSNS; encoded by the coding sequence ATGAAAAATTCAAAAAAGTTTGTCGGCGTATCACAAAATCAATTTTTTGAAATTCTTAACAATAAAACTGCTCAAAAAATAAAAATTGAAGGATATAAAAAAATCTTAATCCCCTACAACAGCAAATTTTCTTTTTGTATTTTTGTATCAGAAACAACAAAAGAAGATTTTTTGCCTCTCTTTATGGAAGATATTTTAAAAAATATTCCTGTGCCAATTATAATTTTTGACAATAATTTTAAGACAATTTCAACAAATATAACAAATTTTATAGAGAGCAATTTTTTTGAAAAATTAAATAAAAAGGCTGTAGAGATTGGCAAACAAAACATAAGCAAACTTTCTTTATTAGAAAGTGTCACAGAAAAACTGAAAATATTAAACAAAGAGTACAGGCTTTTTATTAACCCATTAATAAAGGGGGAAACCAACCCCGGATACATCTGCACTATTGAAAATCTTGCAATAAAAAACGCAAACAACATAAAAGAAATAAGCAAAATAGCGGAAAATATTATTTCTGCTTTAAGCTTTGAAGATTTAAGTTCCGGAATTGAGAGTTTCAAAAAACTTCTCCATTTAAAAACCGCAGGATTTTATATAAACAAAAATAATTGCCTCTCTCTTGTATTTTCACCAGACGAAAAATCTGAGAAAACAATTGATTTGCCTGCAATGATTAAAAAGGAATTTGAAAGAAAAAGATTGTTCACATTACACAGGGAATTATGTCTATTTTTAAATCCATCACCTGATTCAGGAAAATATTTTATCTTTTTCAAAATTAACTATCTAAAAAAATTTGATTTTATTTTTATAGCAAGTTCAGATTCTCCCATTGAACCAAGAAGAATTCAACAACTTAACTGGCTGTTAAAAGTTTGTTATCAATCAATTCTACGGCTAAAAAGAAAAAACAGCGTGATTGATATTTTTGATAACTACCAACTACCTGTGATTTTGGTTAACAAAAAAACAATGAAGATTGTTTATTCCAACTCTAACTTCAAAAACTATTTTGGAAAAAGCATTATCTTTTTAAACGAGATTTTCGCGCCTGAATCAAACATAAAATTATTAAAGGGATTAGAGCAAGCATTTGAGCCTTTTACTGATTATTTTCAAACAATACTAAAAGATAACTTTAAATCAATTGCAAAAGCCATAATTATCCCTGATATTGTCTTTGAAGATAACAGTTTTTTTGCCGTAATATTTAAAACGCAAAGAGATGAGATAAACCTAAAATTTACAGAAATAAACACATCGAAAACCAATAGAATTTCACTGGAAGCAATCCTTAAATTAACTGAGAAATACACTGCCTTAATAACAAAAACAAAAAATATAGAAAAATCAATTAATTACATATTAAGTGATATAGCAAAACACCTTAACCTAAAGTTTTCATTAATAGGAAAACTAAATAGAGTAGGCAACTCAATCAACATTCTTTACGAATATTTTGTTGAAGATACCACCAATAGCAAAAAAATAGCAACCATTTTAAAGAAGAAAAAAAAGGTCCTATTTCAAAAAAATGAGAAAGTTTTCGAATTATATGAAGATGAAAAAACAGGTAGAATTTTTGCTACAAAGTTGAAACCAATTCCTAATATGGAATATATCTGGGTTTCAGGAACTAAAAAAAGTATAAAAGAGAGCATTAAGGAAAATCTTGCAATATCAAACTTTGCAAACATACTCCAAATTATGTTAAGAAAAAAAAGTAAGGAATCATCTTTGACAGAAATCCAAAGGGAGAAAGAAAAATTTGAAAAAATTAATAATGAAATAATATCAACACTATCCCATGAAATTAAAACACCTCTAACTTCAATAATAGGATTATCTGAAATATTAACCCCACAATCTGCAGAAAAAGAAAAGGATGTAGTAAGCGCCATTAAAACAAACGCCCTTAATCTTCTTAATTTACTTGAAAACATACTTCAAATTAACAAAATGAAACAGAATGGGATTGAAGTAGTAAAAAAACAAAATATAAACACAAATGAATTTATGGAAAATATTAACAATTTTGTTAAGGGAATAAATAAAAACCCTAATGTTACATTCAGAATTCAAATGAAAAATCCTAAACCATGTTTCTACCATGACCCTATTGTAATATACAGAATAATAGTAAACCTACTTGATAATGCATTCAGATATACAAAAAGAGGAGTTGTCACCCTTGCAATTACTTTTTACAAAGAAAAATTGCTAATTGAAGTAAAAGATACAGGGGAAGGAATTAGCAAAGAAAATCTTGACAAAATTTTTATCCCCTTTTTTCAAGAATCATCATCTTTAAAAGGCAACAGAAAAAACTCCGGGCTTGGACTATATATTGTTAAACAACTATGCGATATAATTAAGGGAGAGATAATGGTTAATAGTGAGAAAAATGTAGGGTCATATTTTAAAATTACAATACCATTGAAGGATTGCCATGAGCACAATTCTAATAGTTGA
- a CDS encoding response regulator: MSTILIVDDDPDIRFTFATLLGMHNFKVLTLPEGKNIFETLKNNNVDLIILDIILPEESGIEILSKIKNHEEFKYIPVIMFTAKDSEQTLKEAFESGANDFIAKPVKSVTELIARINAHIKIKKYEDGLRKINLEKQLEILKQIMVTIEHSLGQPLTVIFSYLSILEKEALKNPDFYSKFSPIFSKMKNSTEEIKNTVEKLKGITNIEITQYVQSIKMLKIEDTKKDRD; this comes from the coding sequence ATGAGCACAATTCTAATAGTTGACGACGACCCCGATATCAGGTTTACATTTGCAACTTTATTAGGGATGCACAATTTCAAAGTACTAACACTACCTGAGGGGAAAAATATTTTTGAAACTCTAAAAAACAACAATGTTGACTTAATAATTTTAGATATTATCCTTCCAGAAGAAAGCGGTATAGAAATTTTGTCTAAAATAAAAAACCATGAAGAATTTAAATACATCCCCGTAATTATGTTTACTGCAAAAGATTCTGAACAAACACTGAAAGAAGCCTTTGAATCAGGTGCTAACGATTTTATTGCCAAACCTGTAAAAAGTGTTACAGAGCTTATTGCAAGAATTAATGCTCACATTAAAATTAAAAAGTACGAAGACGGGTTAAGAAAAATAAACCTTGAGAAACAGCTTGAAATATTGAAACAAATTATGGTCACCATTGAACATAGTTTAGGGCAACCTCTAACTGTTATTTTTAGTTATTTGTCCATTCTGGAAAAGGAAGCATTAAAGAATCCTGATTTTTACTCTAAATTCTCTCCAATTTTTAGCAAAATGAAAAATTCAACAGAAGAAATAAAAAATACAGTTGAAAAATTAAAAGGTATTACAAATATAGAAATAACCCAATATGTACAATCTATAAAAATGTTAAAAATTGAAGACACAAAAAAAGACCGGGATTAA